The proteins below come from a single Mycobacterium parmense genomic window:
- a CDS encoding acyl-CoA dehydrogenase family protein → MDFTTTEAATDLGGLVDSIVDAVCTPERQRELDGLDQRFDRELWRKLIDAGILASASATSVGGDGFGALEQVAILVALGHQLAAVPYLESVVLGAGALSRFGAADLQENWGAAAVGGEKILTAALLGEMGEGPVEAARSGEGYRLTGTRTQVGYGPVADAFLVPAQTDSGTAVFLVAADDPGVAVTTMQTTGKGSVGHLTLDGTQIDGTRMVGGAEAVVWLDTLTSLGRSAFQLGVLERGLQLTAEYARTREQFDRPIGSFQAVAQRLADGYIDVKGLRLTLTQAAWRVSEDLPADIDVASAAFWAADAGHRVAHTIVHVHGGVGVDTDHPVHRYFLAAKDIEFALGGATGQLRRIGRELAETPA, encoded by the coding sequence ATGGATTTCACGACGACCGAAGCGGCAACCGACCTCGGCGGCCTGGTGGACAGCATCGTCGACGCGGTGTGCACGCCCGAGCGCCAGCGCGAGCTCGACGGCCTCGACCAACGGTTCGACCGCGAGTTGTGGCGCAAGCTGATCGACGCCGGCATCCTGGCGAGCGCCTCGGCCACCTCGGTGGGCGGCGACGGATTCGGGGCGCTCGAGCAGGTGGCCATTCTGGTCGCCCTCGGCCACCAGCTGGCCGCCGTGCCGTACCTGGAGTCGGTGGTTCTGGGGGCCGGCGCCCTGTCCCGGTTCGGCGCCGCCGACCTGCAGGAGAACTGGGGCGCCGCGGCGGTAGGCGGCGAGAAAATCCTCACCGCGGCCCTTCTCGGCGAGATGGGTGAGGGCCCGGTCGAGGCCGCCCGCTCCGGTGAGGGCTACCGGCTCACCGGCACCCGCACCCAGGTGGGTTACGGCCCCGTCGCCGACGCGTTTCTCGTTCCGGCGCAAACCGATTCCGGCACCGCGGTTTTCCTGGTCGCCGCCGACGACCCCGGCGTCGCGGTGACCACGATGCAGACCACCGGCAAGGGCAGCGTCGGGCACCTGACCCTGGACGGCACCCAGATCGACGGCACCCGGATGGTCGGTGGCGCCGAAGCGGTGGTGTGGCTCGACACGCTCACCAGCCTGGGCCGCAGCGCCTTCCAACTCGGGGTGCTCGAGCGCGGGTTGCAGCTCACCGCCGAATATGCCCGCACCCGCGAGCAATTCGACCGCCCGATCGGCAGCTTCCAGGCCGTCGCGCAGCGACTTGCCGACGGCTATATCGATGTGAAGGGCCTGCGGCTGACGCTCACCCAGGCGGCCTGGCGGGTGTCGGAGGACCTTCCCGCCGACATCGACGTGGCCAGCGCGGCCTTCTGGGCCGCCGACGCCGGCCACCGGGTGGCGCACACGATCGTGCACGTGCACGGCGGCGTGGGCGTCGACACCGATCACCCCGTGCACCGGTACTTCCTGGCCGCCAAGGATATCGAGTTCGCGCTGGGCGGCGCGACGGGGCAGCTGCGCCGGATCGGCCGCGAACTCGCCGAGACGCCCGCCTGA
- a CDS encoding acyl-CoA dehydrogenase, translating to MRISYTPEQEELRRELRSYFTALMTPERREALSSTQGEVGTGNAYRDTVAQMGKDGWLTLNWPKEYGGQDRSPMDSLIFTDEAAIAGVPVPFLTINSVAPTIMAFGTEEQKKFFLPKIAAGELHFSIGYSEPGAGTDLANLRTSAVRDGDDYVVNGQKMWTSLIAYADWVWLAVRTNPEAKKHRGISMLVVPTTAEGFSWTPVHTMAGVDTSATYYSDVRVPVTNLVGEENGGWKLVTNQLNHERVALVSPQPIFLALREVREWAQNTKDHGGARLIDSEWVQLNLARVHAKAEVLKLINWELASAETEALGPADASAAKVYGTELATEAYRLLMEVLGTAGTVRQDSPGALLRGRVERMHRACLILTFGGGTNEVQRDIIGMVALGLPRANR from the coding sequence ATGCGCATCAGTTACACCCCCGAACAGGAGGAGCTGCGTCGCGAGCTGCGGTCGTACTTCACCGCACTCATGACGCCGGAGCGCCGCGAGGCGCTGAGCTCCACCCAGGGCGAGGTCGGCACCGGCAACGCCTACCGCGACACCGTCGCACAGATGGGCAAAGACGGTTGGCTCACCCTGAACTGGCCGAAAGAGTACGGCGGCCAGGACCGCTCCCCGATGGACTCGCTGATCTTCACCGACGAGGCGGCCATCGCCGGCGTGCCGGTGCCGTTCCTGACCATCAACAGCGTGGCGCCGACCATCATGGCCTTCGGCACCGAGGAGCAGAAGAAGTTCTTCCTGCCCAAGATCGCGGCCGGCGAACTGCACTTCTCCATCGGCTACTCCGAGCCCGGCGCCGGCACCGACCTGGCGAACCTGCGCACCAGCGCGGTGCGCGACGGCGACGACTACGTGGTCAACGGCCAGAAGATGTGGACCAGCCTGATCGCCTACGCCGACTGGGTGTGGCTGGCCGTGCGCACCAACCCCGAGGCCAAGAAACACCGGGGCATCTCGATGCTGGTGGTGCCGACGACGGCGGAGGGCTTTTCCTGGACGCCGGTGCACACCATGGCCGGCGTGGACACCAGCGCCACCTACTACTCCGACGTGCGGGTGCCGGTGACCAACCTGGTCGGTGAGGAGAACGGCGGCTGGAAGCTGGTGACCAACCAGCTCAACCACGAGCGCGTCGCCCTGGTTTCCCCGCAGCCGATCTTCCTGGCGCTGCGCGAGGTTCGCGAGTGGGCACAAAACACCAAAGACCATGGTGGGGCGCGGCTGATCGACTCGGAGTGGGTGCAGCTCAACCTGGCCCGCGTGCACGCCAAGGCGGAGGTCCTCAAGCTGATCAACTGGGAACTGGCGTCGGCGGAAACCGAAGCCCTGGGGCCGGCGGACGCGTCGGCGGCCAAGGTGTACGGCACCGAGCTGGCCACCGAGGCCTACCGGCTGCTGATGGAGGTGCTGGGCACCGCGGGGACGGTGCGCCAGGACTCACCGGGCGCCCTGTTGCGCGGCCGCGTCGAGCGGATGCACCGGGCGTGTCTGATCCTGACCTTCGGCGGCGGCACCAACGAAGTGCAGCGCGACATCATCGGGATGGTCGCGCTGGGTCTGCCCCGGGCCAACCGCTGA